One genomic region from Rosa rugosa chromosome 1, drRosRugo1.1, whole genome shotgun sequence encodes:
- the LOC133725135 gene encoding uncharacterized protein LOC133725135 isoform X1 has protein sequence MASCSLGTSYTKITNLNLGRTRVGISQSYDARTWILQRPQLYSGLSISRRSEKVLHVRSAPSLEIISATNLEDGSEESDSGSASPRIPNFDEIQSLLTTICDTSSVAEVELKLGGFQLHVVRELTEEGSTPPPPIPAPVSASTPAEAPESNGSVPSQSLAITRPEPSSRDIQTLLDKAADDGLVLIQSPRVGSFRRSRTIKGKRAPPSCKEKQIVKEGQVICYIEQLGGELPIESDVAGEVIKILREDGEPVGYGDALIAVLPSFPGIKKLQ, from the exons ATGGCTTCCT GTAGCCTAGGGACATCATATACTAAAATTACAAACTTGAACTTGGGTAGAACAAGAGTTGGGATTTCACAATCTTATGATGCAAGAACTTGGATACTGCAAAGACCGCAGCTTTACTCAGGTTTATCAATATCAAGACGATCAGAGAAAGTGTTACATGTGCGCAGCGCTCCATCTTTAGAAATCATAT CTGCTACAAATTTAGAAGATGGTTCTGAAGAGAGTGATTCTGGTTCAGCAAGCCCGCGCATTCCAAACTTTGATGAG ATACAGTCTCTGCTTACAACAATATGCGATACAAGTTCAGTTGCAGAGGTTGAGTTAAAA CTCGGTGGATTTCAGTTACATGTGGTGAGGGAGTTGACTGAAGAAGGTAGCACTCCACCTCCTCCAATTCCTGCTCCTGTCAGTGCAAGTACACCTGCTGAAGCACCCGAATCAAATGGATCAGTTCCTTCACAATCTTTAGCTATTACTAGACCAGAACCTTCTTCAAGAGATATCCAAACATTATTAGATAAAGCTGCTGATGATGGCTTGGTGTTAATTCAGTCTCCACGA GTGGGGTCATTTAGAAGATCTCGAACAATAAAGGGAAAGCGTGCTCCTCCATCATGTAAAGAG AAACAAATAGTGAAAGAGGGCCAAGTGATTTGCTACATCGAACAGCTAGGAGGAGAGCTTCCAATTGAG TCTGATGTGGCCGGGGAGGTCATCAAGATACTACGGGAAGATGGTG AACCTGTTGGATATGGTGATGCTCTGATTGCAGTTCTCCCCTCGTTTCCTGGGATTAAGAAGCTTCAATAG
- the LOC133725135 gene encoding uncharacterized protein LOC133725135 isoform X2: MASCSLGTSYTKITNLNLGRTRVGISQSYDARTWILQRPQLYSGLSISRRSEKVLHVRSAPSLEIISATNLEDGSEESDSGSASPRIPNFDEIQSLLTTICDTSSVAEVELKLHVVRELTEEGSTPPPPIPAPVSASTPAEAPESNGSVPSQSLAITRPEPSSRDIQTLLDKAADDGLVLIQSPRVGSFRRSRTIKGKRAPPSCKEKQIVKEGQVICYIEQLGGELPIESDVAGEVIKILREDGEPVGYGDALIAVLPSFPGIKKLQ, from the exons ATGGCTTCCT GTAGCCTAGGGACATCATATACTAAAATTACAAACTTGAACTTGGGTAGAACAAGAGTTGGGATTTCACAATCTTATGATGCAAGAACTTGGATACTGCAAAGACCGCAGCTTTACTCAGGTTTATCAATATCAAGACGATCAGAGAAAGTGTTACATGTGCGCAGCGCTCCATCTTTAGAAATCATAT CTGCTACAAATTTAGAAGATGGTTCTGAAGAGAGTGATTCTGGTTCAGCAAGCCCGCGCATTCCAAACTTTGATGAG ATACAGTCTCTGCTTACAACAATATGCGATACAAGTTCAGTTGCAGAGGTTGAGTTAAAA TTACATGTGGTGAGGGAGTTGACTGAAGAAGGTAGCACTCCACCTCCTCCAATTCCTGCTCCTGTCAGTGCAAGTACACCTGCTGAAGCACCCGAATCAAATGGATCAGTTCCTTCACAATCTTTAGCTATTACTAGACCAGAACCTTCTTCAAGAGATATCCAAACATTATTAGATAAAGCTGCTGATGATGGCTTGGTGTTAATTCAGTCTCCACGA GTGGGGTCATTTAGAAGATCTCGAACAATAAAGGGAAAGCGTGCTCCTCCATCATGTAAAGAG AAACAAATAGTGAAAGAGGGCCAAGTGATTTGCTACATCGAACAGCTAGGAGGAGAGCTTCCAATTGAG TCTGATGTGGCCGGGGAGGTCATCAAGATACTACGGGAAGATGGTG AACCTGTTGGATATGGTGATGCTCTGATTGCAGTTCTCCCCTCGTTTCCTGGGATTAAGAAGCTTCAATAG